One window of Acropora palmata chromosome 1, jaAcrPala1.3, whole genome shotgun sequence genomic DNA carries:
- the LOC141883671 gene encoding uncharacterized protein LOC141883671, which produces MSCLMGNKTGKGARSGQGGKEKHAVKGNKALDGDCSRSEGVHTGNADLVKSKEKEMSFSAGTEKKNDYKEVMTVVKAGGKSVRINGRSTPPKQTPLEGDQASCAEAEQKDNLGIGSSNGIKPGLTNQNDPVNGSSEDQSDSVDFPQKSEAFPSEEHTDSPHSSSSEVAMKSSTNSGHANDFVHSTNHEDGIADDQNEVSTSASLMGRVPTTGDVSNNLEERTSQKPIDKEQTYDSGALNQSILPSSQSKIESSTPTTTQFVHGRGGKVDLDKEVVKLDVGGHLVSKAVTENVLLLDKLSKYLDKESRVVKFWKHLAYVLEVPPEETQKFDIYTEHSPTEDLFNFLEGNHPDLYVWELKKKLQAVYRNDVVEDLQKAGFNDDLYVNDLVLENPKFISLLSSKLDMESRTIGNWKSLANQFGIKKQKSDQFGLHGSGPTEALFLHIRTDEKLRHLTMGQLLEHFREMERNDLVGVLKKFHFVENDSRLVRNEALDGSEVLAGIGERLNKESRAVKNWRNLAYRLKIPHEVYGAFDTSKAKAKSSTKEMFKWLAQQRPKLTVDDLLAALKKIDRFDVVDLVREETNFAKKTLVNLQEMHRDADKHQKQGGLLPDLRMIASKRGFEVFDNDGKGNCMFHALCHQLKYKKHLEISHQDLRKELVKYLHKHSKMSDGTELAGFIDRFASWTEYLHEMAQDGKWGDHVILFAAANCYKCNIRVISSVPSHDYTVKPDPTISDAAELVLGHVVEVHYVSLKPSVSDRDGQLQQPPSNIPQLGIHGQHKPEINGKKNSDVDRKDFAVKDIPYGVYSKICTKLNIRRDFFDDFRMVAEKLGVNRDAIEFIGQGRNPTDKIFTSGDRRVTVRRLIAILHEIERSDVAEVLEEWVAKS; this is translated from the exons ATGAGCTGTCTAATGGGAAATAAGACTGGAAAGGGGGCTAGAAGTGGGCAGggaggaaaggaaaaacatgCTGTGAAGGGAAACAAAGCTCTGGATGGTGACTGTTCAAGGTCAGAAGGAGTGCACACAGGAAATGCTGACTTAGTAAAATccaaggaaaaagaaatgtcattttcagctggtacagaaaaaaagaatgattACAAAGAAGTTATGACAGTGGTAAAAGCAGGGGGAAAAAGCGTACG GATTAATGGCAGAAGCACTCCTCCTAAACAAACACCCTTAGAGGGTGACCAAGCAAGCTGTGCAGAAG CTGAACAAAAAGACAATCTTGGCATTGGATCAAGCAATGGTATAAAGCCAGGTTTAACTAATCAAAATGATCCTGTAAATGGCTCTTCAGAAGATCAAAGTGATTCTGTTgattttccacaaaaaagtgaAGCATTTCCCTCTGAAGAACACACTGATTCCCCTCATTCTAGCTCCAGTGAAGTTGCTATGAAATCTTCAACAAACTCTGGGCATGCAAATGATTTTGTGCATAGCACAAACCATGAGGATGGCATTGCAGATGACCAAAATGAAGTCAGTACTTCAGCCTCTTTGATGGGCAGGGTGCCCACTACAGGAGATGTAAGCAATAATTTGGAAGAGAGAACCTCTCAGAAGCCCATTGATAAAGAACAGACTTACGACTCCGGTGCATTAAATCAGTCTATTCTGCCTAGTTCTCAATCAAAGATAGAATCCAGTACTCCAACTACAACACAGTTTGTACATGGGCGTGGTGGAAAGGTTGATTTGGATAAAGAAGTAGTGAAACTTGACG TTGGTGGTCATTTGGTTTCTAAAGCTGTGACAGAGAATGTCCTTTTACTAGATAAACTGTCAAAATATCTGGACAAAGAGAGTCGAGTTGTCAAGTTTTGGAAACATCTAGCTTATGTCTTGGAAGTACCCCCTGAGGAAACCCAAAAATTTGACATTTACACTGAGCACAGCCCAACTGAGGACTTGTTCAATTTTCTTGAGGGCAATCATCCTGATTTATATGTTTGGGAGTTGAAAAAGAAGCTCCAGGCAGTGTACAGAAATGACGTCGTAGAGGATTTACAAAAAG CTGGCTTCAATGATGATTTGTATGTAAATGACTTGGTGCTTGAAAACCCCAAATTCATTTCACTTCTATCATCCAAGCTTGATATGGAATCTAGAACAATTGGTAACTGGAAATCTCTTGCAAATCAGTTTggaataaaaaagcaaaaatcagATCAATTTGGCTTACATGGATCTGGACCCACAGAAGCTCTGTTTTTACATATTCGAACTGATGAAAAGCTTCGTCATTTGACAATGGGACAGCTGCTTGAACACTTCCGTGAAATGGAGCGAAATGACTTGGTTGGTGTCTtgaaaaagtttcattttgtaG AAAATGATAGCCGCTTAGTGAGAAATGAAGCATTGGATGGCTCTGAAGTTTTAGCAGGCATTGGTGAACGACTAAACAAAGAATCTCGAGCTGTTAAGAATTGGCGCAATTTAGCTTACAGGCTGAAAATCCCTCATGAAGTCTATGGTGCGTTTGATACTTCCAAAGCCAAAGCAAAGAGTTCCACTAAGGAGATGTTTAAATGGCTTGCCCAACAGCGTCCCAAACTCACTGTTGATGACTTGTTAgctgcattaaaaaaaattgatcgcTTTGATGTGGTAGACCTTGTAAGAGAGGAGACTAATTTTG CAAAAAAAACACTCGTCAATTTGCAAGAAATGCATCGAGATGCAGACAAGCATCAAAAGCAAGGTGGTCTGTTGCCTGATTTGAGGATGATTGCCTCTAAGAGGGGCTTTGAGGTTTTTGACAATGATGGAAAAGGAAATTGCATGTTTCATGCTCTTTGTCATCAACTGAAATACAAGAAGCACTTGGAAATCTCCCATCAAGACCTTAGAAAAGAGTTAGTGAAGTACCTCCACAAACATTCTAAAATG TCAGATGGCACTGAGCTTGCTGGCTTTATAGATCGTTTTGCATCATGGACAGAGTATCTTCATGAGATGGCGCAGGATGGAAAATGGGGAGACCATGTAATTCTTTTTGCTGCAGCAAACTGTTATAAGTGCAATATCCGTGTGATTAGCAGTGTTCCAAGTCATGATTACACCGTCAAACCAGATCCAACAATCAGTGATGCTGCTGAACTCGTGTTGGGACATGTCGTCGAAGTACACTACGTTAGTCTCAAACCCTCAGTGTCAG ATCGAGATGGGCAACTTCAACAGCCTCCCTCCAACATTCCGCAACTTGGCATTCATGGACAGCATAAACCAGAGAtcaatggaaagaaaaattctgaTGTTGATAGGAAAGATTTTGCAGTGAAAGACATTCCTTATGGTGTTTACAGCAAGATTTGTACAAAACTTAACATTAGACGTGACTTTTTTGATGATTTCCGAATGGTAGCAGAAAAACTTGGCGTGAATAGAGATGCCATTGAGTTCATAGGGCAAGGTAGAAATCCAACTGACAAGATTTTTACTTCTGGCGACCGAAGGGTCACAGTGCGCAGGCTTATTGCTATACTCCATGAAATAGAGCGAAGTGATGTGGCAGAGGTACTGGAAGAATGGGTTGCAAAGTCTTAG